From the Quercus lobata isolate SW786 chromosome 6, ValleyOak3.0 Primary Assembly, whole genome shotgun sequence genome, one window contains:
- the LOC115995024 gene encoding uncharacterized protein LOC115995024 has protein sequence MSNKSPIFPMPEPQHFSDYGFDPQIDYFQVLEEARKHKRETTRSIDSIHFKLQKPISKDDLKKTHKVKKKRWWRSAFLFFKWKWTHINHHHSHHGHGHVHDHDREDVHQARARAFRASISGPVYITESTSGSSTPYRTSSRSRPSSGPLAGTLTPAPKGEMDIPYLSLRELNMEQQQVQQQRFSASAMPIYLVT, from the exons atGTCAAACAAATCCCCCATCTTTCCCATGCCAGAACCCCAACACTTCAGTGACTATGGTTTTGATCCTCAAATTGACTACTTTCAG GTCTTAGAAGAAGCAAGGAAGCACAAGCGTGAAACGACAAGATCCATAGACTCCATCCACTTCAAGCTTCAAAAACCCATTTCCAAAGACGACTTGAAGAAGACCCACAAGGTTAAGAAGAAGCGCTGGTGGAGAAGTGCCTTCCTTTTCTTCAAATGGAAGTGGACCCACATTAACCACCACCATAGCCATCATGGTCATGGTCATGTTCATGATCATGATCGTGAGGATGTTCATCAAGCCAGGGCTCGAGCTTTTAGAGCCTCTATTTCAGGGCCTGTGTACATCACCGAGAGCACAAGTGGGTCCTCCACGCCGTACCGCACAAGTAGTCGGAGCCGTCCCTCCTCTGGTCCTCTCGCCGGAACTTTGACTCCGGCACCGAAAGGTGAGATGGACATACCGTATTTGAGTCTCAGAGAGCTGAACATGGAGCAACAACAAGTACAGCAGCAAAGGTTCTCTGCCTCGGCCATGCCTATATATTTGGTCACTTGA